The following is a genomic window from Lysinibacillus sp. G4S2.
AAGCAATGTCACCGCCACGTACACTGCGTAACCTAATGGTGATGAATAAAACTGCGTTATATTATAAAATGCTGGTCCAAGCACGCTAGCCTGATCCGTAAAAATGAAATAGCCAAAGCGTAGCCATTCTACAGGATTAATGTGTATCGCTATAATTGTCAGCTTTTGCAGAACATGCCCCGCCACGACAGTTCCAATAGCCATTAAAGCGTAAGAAATAAGCAACAAAAAGATTGACCAAAAAACAAGTGATAACGACAGTGCAAATAATCTTGTTTTCGCAAATGCCCCAACCGCAATGGCCAATGACACAAAAATGAATATACATAGCAATGTTAGGATAATGAAAATAAACGGTAGACGTACTCCACCTAAAAATCCACCAAGCGCTAGTATAGCCCCAAACGCTACTACAACGACCAATAAAAAGGCAAGCACGGATGCCATATACTTTCCTAAAATATATTGTTTACGTGTCATCGGATATGTCTTTAATAAAGAATACCAACCTGATTCCACGTCACCAGCTACACTCATACTTCCGATAGTTAATATAAAAAGCGGTAATAAAAACAGCAATACATTTAAAAACGAGGCTGTTTGCCGCGTAAAGCCCTCTACATCTGGCAGTGCCATTTGCTGAATCACAATGATAGCTGTAAAAACGAATGTGAAAAGTATACCGACCAGTTGCATCCAACGACTTCTGAGCATTTGCTTCAATTCTAGTTTGATAAGCATACTATACATTACTCATGGATCCCCCATTTAAAATCATCTAAATCCGTATAAGTAAGTAGCTGCCCATCACCCTCTTTAGACATCCACTCCTGTGCCGCTTCCTTCGTATCGAATGCAACTACCCCATAATTCATCGGTGTCCAATAATCCTTGTTGTACACATACACAGCTTCAAAAACGTCAATCCATTCATCTTTTGCTGCGTCTTTTATATAGGCAGCTCCAATCTCATCTTCTCCATTTGCTTCTATATATTCCATAAGACAGCCAATGTCGTCGAAAATTTCATAATCACCATTCTTCAGCGCAATCTGACCAGCATACGCATTGTGAACTATACTCATATTACAAATTTTGCAAACATCGGTTTCACTAACTATTTCACGAGGCTCATATGTTTTTTCACTACACCCCACCAACACACCACAACATAGCATTACAATCATGATCCATTTCTTCATTCTGTTATTCCTCTTTTCCATAGCCATAAACTACTTAATGTCAAGAATAAACCTACTAGCATTTGCACCACATTCATCTTATTCTTTTCTTCAGTATCCTTCATCGCCAATCTCGGAGTATTATCAACGAGCATATTCTTTTCAGTTTTGTTGATTTGCCGATCAAGAGATGTCAGTAAAATGACACTCGGAGATTCTACGAAATATTGGTAAACAGGCTGACGTACCATCCATTGACCAAAGCTTGACACAGCCACGTACGGGACATCGCCGAAACCATTGTCTTCTAAATCAATTCCCGAATAATCATCATAATAGTTGCCTACTAGTTTAAAGCCTTGCTTATCGGAACGCGCCGTTAAAATATTACCTGTAAAGCTATTATTACTAGCCGTGGTGTCTTCACTTACCTTTGTACCCTCAAGTGCTGTTTGGTTCATCTGAAAATCATTTGTTTCAACTTGAACATTCGAACTTTTCTGTAGTGCTACACCAGTTCTATTATTTTTGATGGTGTTAAACTTAATTTCCGCTTGCTGTACATCATATAGCAGCATTCCGTAGCCATTAAAATCAACATGATTCGCTACTGTATTACTTTCAAGGAGAATGTCTTTTGTCATCATAATCATAAGACCTGTGACATTATGGAGATATGTATTAAAAAGTGCTTCAGCATCACTCGTATACATAAAATGCGTACCGTAACGACTGTTCGTAACCTTATTTCGTTGAACTACGATACGCTTTACATCCTCTACATAAATTCCGTCCTGTACTTGCTCAATGGTATTGTCCTCGATAATGATGTCCTCACTCTTAAAAACAGCTATCCCATTACCTTTTTGTGAATAATGCCCCTCATTACCAGTCACATTAACTTCATGTATACGTACATTTTTAGAACTTTGTACATGAACACTGGTATGAACGTCTTCAATTTGTAATTTACGTAGCTCAAGTCCATCTACATTACTAGCGACAATAGCTTTGTTTTTACCTGATAAAGTTATATTTTCTACAGTTATATTGGCAGTATTTTCAATTCGAAGTGCCGGCTCGTTTCCTTCAGCAATAAGTTCAGTTCCCTCTTCACCTTGTAACATTATCGGTTTTGTCACGATGAAGTTGCCATGGTAACGACCAGCAGGAATATGTACGACCTCTCCTGGTTTGGCTGCATCAATTGCATTCTGTACATCGAAATCTGCATACACTGTCTGGCTGACAAATAGATAAAACAATAAGGCAAACCCTATTTTTTTCACCAATCCCATACCTCCCAGTTCAGCACGAAAAGACTAGAGGAATTCCCCCTAGTCCATCCGATTAATGCCCTTGACCATCATGACTCTTCTCTTTCTCTTCCATATGCATAGAGTCAGATTCACCTTTGGCTTCTTTTTCAGCTTTTTCTTTCATTTTCTTTTTACGACGCTCTAATGCATCGTCTTTAATTTTTTGTAATTCTTCTACATGTGCAGTTGGATTGTCAGCGATAAATTTGTCTGCCTCAGCTTTATCGTTGAAATAAACATATCCCCAATTCATCGGAGATTTTAGGTCTGTTTTGACGATCGTTGCATCATCAACCTTTACCCAATCTTTTGTATTAAAATCACGGACAAATTTTTCGTTCTTTTCATTATTTGCAACTTCGGCATTTACTAAACAGCCGATGTCGTCATAAAAGGCAATTGTTCCATCCTCTTTAATTGCTTGAGTAGAGAATTCACCCATCTCTTCGTCCTTCATATACACTTTCATATTACACATTTCACACATTGTATCTTCTTTCGGCTCTTGTAAACGTGAATCAGCTACAGCAGTTTCTTTTTCAGTTTTATCCTTCGCTTCTGCTTCATTCGCTGCAACCTCTTGCTTAGTTTCTTCTTCCTTAACTTTCTCTTTTTCTGTACCACATGCACCGAGTAAAAGTACTACCGCTAGCGCAGGTAACCATAATTTTTTCACAACTACTTCCCCCAATTTCTTTTTTCTGTTACTACTAACTACTTTACACACAAGTTGTGAAATAAGTTAAAAATTACTGTGAAGGATTGGAAAAATTATCTTGAATATTCATTGAACATCTTGACTTCAAATATTTTGAATAAAGGATATTAAATTTCCATTTTTGATAGTCAATAGCCTCTTCAGCAAAACGTGTGGTTGATTTCCATTCCGACTGGGCGCTTTCCTGGGGGCGTCCATTCTCCACTACAATCAACTAAAATATAGCGCATATGTTTTTAAAAATGTCATCCACAACTTTTGGTGATGACCAGTCAATAGGATTATTCTTCTTTTCTAACTTCCAGTAAACTTTCCCCAAATGAAAAAACTCTCTACATCAAGAAAGATGTAAAGAGTTCCATTCACGATCAGTTATATTGAAGAGCGGTAACTATTAAGAAGCTTCTTTTGCTTGCTGACACGACTTAGCTTAACGG
Proteins encoded in this region:
- a CDS encoding ABC transporter permease subunit; translated protein: MYSMLIKLELKQMLRSRWMQLVGILFTFVFTAIIVIQQMALPDVEGFTRQTASFLNVLLFLLPLFILTIGSMSVAGDVESGWYSLLKTYPMTRKQYILGKYMASVLAFLLVVVVAFGAILALGGFLGGVRLPFIFIILTLLCIFIFVSLAIAVGAFAKTRLFALSLSLVFWSIFLLLISYALMAIGTVVAGHVLQKLTIIAIHINPVEWLRFGYFIFTDQASVLGPAFYNITQFYSSPLGYAVYVAVTLLWIVCPLAYARVRLSSFNERR
- a CDS encoding nitrous oxide reductase accessory protein NosL — encoded protein: MKKWIMIVMLCCGVLVGCSEKTYEPREIVSETDVCKICNMSIVHNAYAGQIALKNGDYEIFDDIGCLMEYIEANGEDEIGAAYIKDAAKDEWIDVFEAVYVYNKDYWTPMNYGVVAFDTKEAAQEWMSKEGDGQLLTYTDLDDFKWGIHE
- a CDS encoding NosD domain-containing protein, yielding MGLVKKIGFALLFYLFVSQTVYADFDVQNAIDAAKPGEVVHIPAGRYHGNFIVTKPIMLQGEEGTELIAEGNEPALRIENTANITVENITLSGKNKAIVASNVDGLELRKLQIEDVHTSVHVQSSKNVRIHEVNVTGNEGHYSQKGNGIAVFKSEDIIIEDNTIEQVQDGIYVEDVKRIVVQRNKVTNSRYGTHFMYTSDAEALFNTYLHNVTGLMIMMTKDILLESNTVANHVDFNGYGMLLYDVQQAEIKFNTIKNNRTGVALQKSSNVQVETNDFQMNQTALEGTKVSEDTTASNNSFTGNILTARSDKQGFKLVGNYYDDYSGIDLEDNGFGDVPYVAVSSFGQWMVRQPVYQYFVESPSVILLTSLDRQINKTEKNMLVDNTPRLAMKDTEEKNKMNVVQMLVGLFLTLSSLWLWKRGITE
- a CDS encoding nitrous oxide reductase accessory protein NosL, with translation MKKLWLPALAVVLLLGACGTEKEKVKEEETKQEVAANEAEAKDKTEKETAVADSRLQEPKEDTMCEMCNMKVYMKDEEMGEFSTQAIKEDGTIAFYDDIGCLVNAEVANNEKNEKFVRDFNTKDWVKVDDATIVKTDLKSPMNWGYVYFNDKAEADKFIADNPTAHVEELQKIKDDALERRKKKMKEKAEKEAKGESDSMHMEEKEKSHDGQGH